A single region of the Paraburkholderia megapolitana genome encodes:
- a CDS encoding carbon-nitrogen hydrolase family protein: MSDQHAHSPSEAASSTRVAALQMVTTPDRERNLAEAERLIAEAAADGAQLVLLPEYFCFMGFKDTDKLSIREAYRDGPIQRFLADAARRHGVWVIGGTLPLTAPEPERVLNTTLVFDPQGNEAARYDKIHLFSFEKGAESFNEARTIRPGDSVTTFEAPFGRVGLSVCYDLRFPELYRKLGDCALIVVPSAFTYTTGRAHWETLLRARAVENQCYVLAAAQGGTHETGRRTWGHSMLIDPWGEIVSVREEGAGVVAGNIERARIDEVRASLPALRHRVLA, translated from the coding sequence ATGAGCGATCAACACGCCCATTCCCCATCCGAAGCCGCGTCGTCCACCCGCGTTGCCGCGTTGCAAATGGTGACGACGCCCGATCGCGAGCGCAATCTCGCCGAAGCCGAACGCCTGATCGCCGAAGCCGCCGCCGATGGCGCGCAGCTCGTGCTACTGCCCGAATATTTCTGCTTCATGGGCTTCAAGGACACCGACAAACTGTCGATCCGCGAAGCATATCGCGACGGCCCGATCCAGCGCTTTCTCGCCGACGCCGCGCGCCGGCATGGCGTGTGGGTGATCGGTGGAACGCTGCCGCTTACTGCGCCGGAACCGGAGCGCGTACTGAATACCACGCTCGTGTTCGATCCGCAGGGGAACGAAGCGGCGCGCTACGACAAGATTCATCTGTTCAGTTTCGAGAAAGGCGCCGAATCGTTCAACGAGGCGCGCACGATCCGTCCCGGCGACAGCGTCACGACCTTCGAAGCCCCGTTTGGCCGCGTCGGCCTGTCGGTGTGCTACGACCTGCGCTTTCCCGAGCTGTATCGCAAGCTCGGCGATTGCGCGCTGATCGTCGTGCCGTCGGCGTTCACTTACACGACCGGTCGGGCGCACTGGGAAACCTTGCTGCGCGCACGTGCGGTCGAAAACCAGTGCTACGTGCTCGCGGCTGCGCAGGGCGGCACGCATGAAACCGGCCGCCGCACGTGGGGCCACAGCATGCTGATCGATCCGTGGGGCGAAATCGTCTCGGTACGCGAAGAAGGTGCCGGAGTGGTCGCGGGCAATATCGAACGTGCGCGCATCGACGAAGTCCGGGCGAGCCTGCCCGCCTTGCGTCACCGCGTGCTTGCCTGA